In the genome of Bacillus sp. S3, one region contains:
- a CDS encoding YjcZ family sporulation protein, producing the protein MSGAVGFGNGFALIVVLFILLIIIGASFVGGGFY; encoded by the coding sequence ATGAGTGGTGCAGTAGGTTTCGGAAATGGTTTTGCGTTAATTGTGGTTTTATTCATCCTGCTTATTATCATCGGAGCAAGTTTTGTCGGTGGCGGGTTTTATTAA
- a CDS encoding YhgE/Pip domain-containing protein has product MGKVWRIYKTDWKSIFSVPTAALLIGALMVLPSAYAWVNIKAMWDPYSNTSGIKVAVANEDDGAEVQGEKINVGNDTVKNLKQNHKLGWVFVNRRKALMGVEKGDYYAYLIIPKDFSKKLTSILELNPEKPKILFGVNEKINAVAPKITSSGASSITAQISQAFVKTVGDAIFSGFYKAGIELEKALPSIHNVEQQIFELEKVLPQIEEMGKKAIELEGKLPEIREKGQKVIELEQRIPELQLAGNSILKVEANLPQIKKAGDRVLALQGKISDLQHVNAIITDVIANMTEIETKIRQGITAAGTAQTTETDTANNQEELARLNEELVAIHIQVNQTRLALQQRVGEGEKIINTAAEFFANDLPVVEQKLKKAAEFVRNDLPLLEEDIRKAATLVQTKLPQLEQAVHKAADLARNDLPGFSAKIRSTADKLRRFESSVNINDLIQLLKHDPQKESSFLSSPVLLETKRIFPIPNYGSAMTPFYTMLALWVGATFLIASLRVDVENPDNVYRGYQLYFGRLLTFLTIGIFQAVIVAIGDLFLIHTYAVDKLWFVLLSIFISMVFVIITFTLCSVFGNIGKGLAILFLVLQISSSGATFPVSTTSAFFQTIYPFMPFTYAVSMLRETVGGMVTEVVIKDVLSLLGFAAASFLLAIFLKKPLSKRIQQTAERAKSTKIIQ; this is encoded by the coding sequence TTGGGAAAAGTTTGGCGCATTTACAAAACCGATTGGAAAAGTATTTTTAGTGTTCCGACAGCAGCTTTATTGATAGGTGCGCTTATGGTGCTGCCTTCTGCCTATGCATGGGTAAATATCAAAGCAATGTGGGATCCGTACAGCAATACATCCGGGATTAAAGTGGCCGTAGCTAATGAAGATGATGGGGCAGAAGTTCAAGGGGAAAAAATCAATGTAGGCAATGATACTGTAAAAAATCTTAAACAAAATCATAAACTTGGCTGGGTGTTTGTTAACAGAAGGAAAGCCTTAATGGGAGTGGAGAAAGGTGATTACTATGCCTATCTGATCATTCCAAAAGATTTTTCGAAAAAACTAACAAGCATTTTAGAACTAAATCCAGAAAAACCCAAAATCCTGTTTGGTGTTAATGAAAAAATCAATGCTGTTGCACCGAAAATCACAAGCTCTGGGGCATCCAGCATTACAGCTCAAATTAGTCAGGCCTTTGTGAAGACAGTAGGAGATGCCATTTTTTCAGGATTTTATAAAGCTGGGATTGAGTTAGAGAAAGCCCTGCCGTCGATTCATAATGTAGAACAGCAAATTTTTGAACTAGAAAAGGTTTTGCCACAGATTGAGGAAATGGGGAAAAAGGCAATCGAACTGGAAGGGAAACTGCCCGAAATACGGGAAAAGGGCCAAAAAGTAATCGAGCTCGAACAACGAATACCGGAACTTCAGCTAGCGGGAAACAGTATTTTGAAGGTGGAAGCTAATTTACCTCAAATAAAAAAAGCTGGTGACAGGGTGCTTGCATTGCAAGGGAAGATTTCAGATTTACAGCATGTTAATGCAATTATCACGGATGTAATCGCCAATATGACTGAAATCGAAACGAAAATAAGACAAGGAATAACCGCCGCTGGTACTGCCCAAACGACCGAGACTGATACCGCGAATAATCAGGAGGAGTTAGCAAGGTTAAATGAGGAGCTTGTGGCAATTCATATTCAAGTAAATCAAACACGCCTTGCCCTTCAGCAAAGAGTCGGTGAAGGGGAAAAAATAATAAATACCGCAGCCGAGTTTTTCGCCAATGACCTGCCTGTCGTTGAACAAAAATTAAAAAAGGCAGCGGAATTTGTGCGCAACGATTTACCCTTACTAGAGGAGGATATTCGAAAAGCTGCAACGTTAGTTCAAACAAAGCTTCCGCAGCTTGAACAGGCAGTCCATAAAGCAGCTGATTTGGCTCGAAATGATCTGCCGGGATTTTCAGCAAAAATCAGAAGTACAGCGGATAAACTTCGCCGCTTCGAAAGCAGCGTGAACATTAACGATTTAATTCAATTGTTGAAGCACGATCCGCAGAAAGAAAGTAGTTTTTTATCAAGTCCCGTCCTTTTGGAAACGAAACGGATCTTCCCGATTCCCAATTATGGCTCAGCAATGACACCTTTTTATACAATGCTGGCGCTTTGGGTTGGAGCTACTTTTTTGATTGCATCCCTACGCGTGGATGTCGAAAATCCTGACAATGTTTACAGGGGCTATCAGCTTTATTTCGGAAGACTTCTAACGTTTCTTACAATCGGCATCTTCCAAGCTGTCATTGTCGCAATAGGCGATTTGTTTCTCATTCATACGTACGCGGTGGACAAACTATGGTTTGTTTTATTGAGCATTTTTATCAGTATGGTGTTTGTGATTATCACCTTTACCTTATGTTCCGTGTTCGGTAATATTGGAAAAGGGTTAGCGATCCTATTCTTGGTATTGCAAATCTCAAGCTCAGGCGCCACTTTTCCTGTTAGTACGACATCAGCTTTTTTCCAAACGATCTACCCATTTATGCCATTTACGTATGCGGTAAGTATGCTCCGGGAAACAGTTGGAGGAATGGTGACTGAGGTAGTAATAAAGGATGTGTTATCTTTGCTCGGCTTTGCTGCCGCCAGCTTTCTCTTGGCTATTTTCTTGAAAAAGCCATTAAGCAAAAGAATCCAACAAACAGCTGAACGGGCGAAATCCACGAAAATCATTCAGTAA
- the htpG gene encoding molecular chaperone HtpG, which translates to METKQFKAESKRLLDMMINSIYTHREIFLRELLSNASDAIDKIYYKALTDDSLTFDKDSYYIKVTADKENRILKIVDTGIGMTKEELETNLGTIAKSGSLAFKSENELKDGHDIIGQFGVGFYSAFMVADEVTVVSKSLGSEEAYKWESKGADGYTIVPCQKDSIGTEITLKIKENTEDENYDEYLEEYRLKSIIKKYSDFIRYPIKMDVTESRLKEGTKDEYEDVQEEQTINTMIPIWRKNKKDLTTEDYEQFYAEKHYGFDKPIKHIHISVDGAVRYNAILYIPEKIPFDFYSPEYEKGLELYSNGVLIMNKCADLLPDYFSFVKGMVDSEDLSLNISREMLQHDRQLKLIAKNINKKIKSELLTILKNEREKYEEFYNSFGRQLKYGVYSDYGMHKEELQDLLMFYSSKEKKLVTLDEYVSRMPEEQKYIYYATGETNERIDKLPQTELVADKGYEILYFTDEIDEFAIRMVMAYKEKEFKSVSSGDLGFETDENQNAETEEKDHKELFDYMKNILDGKVKDVRVSKRLKTHPVCLTTDGAVSIEMEKILNAMPNSQNVKADKVLEINVHHGVYESLKAAFEKDQEKLTLYTNLLYSQALLIEGLPIEDPVEFTNDICKIMV; encoded by the coding sequence ATGGAGACGAAACAGTTTAAAGCCGAATCAAAACGATTATTGGACATGATGATCAACTCCATCTATACACATCGGGAGATTTTTTTAAGAGAGCTGCTGTCAAATGCGAGTGATGCGATTGATAAAATTTATTACAAAGCATTAACTGATGATTCTTTGACCTTTGACAAAGACAGCTACTACATAAAGGTAACAGCTGATAAAGAAAATAGAATCTTGAAAATTGTTGATACGGGTATTGGAATGACCAAAGAAGAGCTTGAAACGAATCTTGGCACCATTGCCAAGAGCGGCTCATTAGCATTTAAAAGTGAAAATGAGTTAAAAGACGGTCATGACATCATCGGCCAATTCGGTGTCGGATTTTACTCTGCGTTTATGGTTGCTGATGAAGTCACCGTGGTCAGCAAGTCGTTAGGCAGTGAGGAAGCCTATAAATGGGAATCAAAGGGTGCAGATGGCTATACCATTGTCCCATGTCAAAAGGATTCAATTGGTACGGAGATCACATTGAAAATCAAAGAAAATACAGAAGATGAAAATTATGATGAATATCTGGAGGAATATCGCTTAAAGTCGATTATCAAGAAGTATTCTGACTTCATTCGCTACCCAATTAAAATGGATGTGACCGAGAGCAGACTTAAAGAAGGCACCAAGGATGAATACGAGGATGTCCAAGAAGAACAAACAATCAATACGATGATTCCGATTTGGCGGAAAAATAAAAAGGACCTGACCACTGAAGACTATGAGCAATTTTATGCTGAGAAACATTACGGTTTCGACAAGCCGATTAAACACATTCATATCAGTGTAGATGGCGCGGTAAGATATAATGCCATTCTATATATCCCTGAAAAAATCCCGTTTGACTTTTACTCACCGGAATACGAAAAAGGGTTAGAGCTTTATTCAAATGGCGTCTTAATCATGAACAAATGTGCGGATTTACTGCCTGACTATTTCAGTTTTGTGAAGGGTATGGTGGATTCAGAAGACCTCTCATTAAATATCTCAAGGGAAATGCTGCAGCATGACCGCCAATTAAAGCTAATCGCAAAAAACATAAACAAAAAAATTAAGAGTGAATTACTTACAATATTAAAAAATGAACGCGAGAAGTATGAAGAGTTTTATAACTCCTTTGGCAGACAGCTCAAATATGGTGTTTATAGTGATTATGGAATGCATAAAGAGGAATTACAGGATTTATTGATGTTCTACTCATCAAAGGAGAAGAAATTGGTAACACTTGATGAATATGTGTCAAGAATGCCTGAAGAGCAAAAATATATTTATTATGCAACAGGTGAAACAAATGAAAGAATTGACAAGCTGCCACAAACAGAACTAGTCGCTGACAAAGGATATGAAATTTTATATTTCACTGATGAAATTGACGAATTCGCCATTCGTATGGTTATGGCCTACAAAGAAAAAGAGTTCAAATCGGTGTCAAGCGGCGATTTAGGCTTTGAAACGGATGAAAATCAAAATGCGGAAACAGAAGAGAAGGATCACAAAGAACTGTTTGACTATATGAAAAACATCCTGGATGGCAAGGTAAAGGATGTAAGAGTATCGAAACGATTGAAAACCCATCCAGTATGTTTAACAACTGATGGAGCCGTATCGATTGAAATGGAAAAGATTCTAAATGCGATGCCTAACAGCCAAAATGTGAAAGCTGACAAAGTTTTAGAAATTAATGTCCACCACGGTGTATACGAATCCTTAAAAGCGGCCTTTGAGAAGGATCAAGAAAAATTAACGCTCTATACGAACCTGTTATATAGCCAAGCATTGTTAATTGAAGGCTTGCCAATTGAGGATCCAGTAGAGTTTACCAATGATATTTGCAAAATAATGGTCTAA